One Drosophila virilis strain 15010-1051.87 chromosome 5, Dvir_AGI_RSII-ME, whole genome shotgun sequence DNA window includes the following coding sequences:
- the LOC6635395 gene encoding uncharacterized protein isoform X2 — protein sequence MTHNSTTVLSSTPVKRRGGQHTIWTREKIYKLIELYRASECLWNHYSELYKNKSCRNKAINRICTALEISKIDYGKKVHNLRNQFNSELKKYEARLEKTGGKKVVSPKTRRWEHFETLMFLRPFIEPRPGYHQPQIKKVVKRHRISTFNDNTEPQLSTIENQLEDIIQLQILSCKDTTDANAKEQGTCEVQRSCSSIKTYSCSPSFIQSGGQSCVALSESRHSSLRDQWDSFGELIANELRNLKSSISRKKLKRKIMQVMLEVGEEDDKE from the exons ATGACGCACAATTCAACAACCGTTTTAAGTTCTACACCTGTCAAACGAAGAGGTGGTCAGCATACTATTTGGACACGAGAAAAAATTTACAAACTAATTGAGCTCTATCGTGCATCTGAATGTTTGTGGAACCATTATTCGGagttatacaaaaacaaaagttgtcGAAATAAAGCTATAAATCGCATATGTACAGCTCTcgaaatttcaaaaattgacTATGGGAAAAAGGTTCACAACCTACGAAACCAGTTTAATTCGGAACTGAAAAAGTATGAAGCACGCTTAGAAAAAACGGGAGGAAAAAAAGTTGTATCACCAAAAACACGCCGCTGGGAGCACTTTGAAACGTTGATGTTTTTGCGACCTTTTATTGAACCTCGGCCTGGGTATCATCAACCACAAATCAAg AAAGTTGTAAAAAGACATAGGATTTCAACCTTCAACGATAACACAGAACCTCAACTTTCCACTATAGAGAACCAACTTGAGGATATTATACAGCTACAAATATTGAGTTGCAAGGACACAACTGACGCTAATGCAAAAGAACAAGGAACTTGTGAAGTACAACGGAGTTGTTCTTCAATAAAAACGTACAGTTGTTCTCCAAGTTTCATTCAGAGCGGAGGACAAAGTTGTGTAGCGCTATCGGAATCCAGACATTCAAGTCTGCGGGATCAGTGGGATTCGTTCGGTGAACTAATAGCAAATGAGTTACGCAATTTGAAATCTTCAATATCTCGAAAAAAACTCAAACGCAAAATTATGCAAGTTATGTTAGAAGTAGGTGAAGAAGATGACAAAGAGTAA
- the LOC6635395 gene encoding uncharacterized protein isoform X1, with translation MTHNSTTVLSSTPVKRRGGQHTIWTREKIYKLIELYRASECLWNHYSELYKNKSCRNKAINRICTALEISKIDYGKKVHNLRNQFNSELKKYEARLEKTGGKKVVSPKTRRWEHFETLMFLRPFIEPRPGYHQPQIKQKVVKRHRISTFNDNTEPQLSTIENQLEDIIQLQILSCKDTTDANAKEQGTCEVQRSCSSIKTYSCSPSFIQSGGQSCVALSESRHSSLRDQWDSFGELIANELRNLKSSISRKKLKRKIMQVMLEVGEEDDKE, from the exons ATGACGCACAATTCAACAACCGTTTTAAGTTCTACACCTGTCAAACGAAGAGGTGGTCAGCATACTATTTGGACACGAGAAAAAATTTACAAACTAATTGAGCTCTATCGTGCATCTGAATGTTTGTGGAACCATTATTCGGagttatacaaaaacaaaagttgtcGAAATAAAGCTATAAATCGCATATGTACAGCTCTcgaaatttcaaaaattgacTATGGGAAAAAGGTTCACAACCTACGAAACCAGTTTAATTCGGAACTGAAAAAGTATGAAGCACGCTTAGAAAAAACGGGAGGAAAAAAAGTTGTATCACCAAAAACACGCCGCTGGGAGCACTTTGAAACGTTGATGTTTTTGCGACCTTTTATTGAACCTCGGCCTGGGTATCATCAACCACAAATCAAg cagAAAGTTGTAAAAAGACATAGGATTTCAACCTTCAACGATAACACAGAACCTCAACTTTCCACTATAGAGAACCAACTTGAGGATATTATACAGCTACAAATATTGAGTTGCAAGGACACAACTGACGCTAATGCAAAAGAACAAGGAACTTGTGAAGTACAACGGAGTTGTTCTTCAATAAAAACGTACAGTTGTTCTCCAAGTTTCATTCAGAGCGGAGGACAAAGTTGTGTAGCGCTATCGGAATCCAGACATTCAAGTCTGCGGGATCAGTGGGATTCGTTCGGTGAACTAATAGCAAATGAGTTACGCAATTTGAAATCTTCAATATCTCGAAAAAAACTCAAACGCAAAATTATGCAAGTTATGTTAGAAGTAGGTGAAGAAGATGACAAAGAGTAA